One segment of Manihot esculenta cultivar AM560-2 chromosome 4, M.esculenta_v8, whole genome shotgun sequence DNA contains the following:
- the LOC110613439 gene encoding F-box protein SKIP23, which produces MADWTFLPKDLLEQISKCLDTSTDLLRFRSVCTAWRSSVSPKPRRLSGAFRILPNDGICRTSFGFYLSKRTIFLIRPPDSDNQMVPGGWLVKIEEDIPDRKRLLNPLSRQQLNPLPSNFPRVMNLLNLRICELGQEYVLHHVNYKPNSSSFSDAGNLYMEKVVMILLNFESDFMLLTIHVSGKLALFRSGDRRWTIIKDMTSPYDDVIVYKGNFYAVDNTGRTVVVGLNSELSLIANPVFGGDKKYLVESNGELLLVDMYLSIDTGEESLSFGEEYLEHLAQYMSERTVRFKVYKLDEQAKSWIVLKSLGDRVLFLGDDSTFAATASDLSGCEGNCIFFVDNFFYARDESPAEGDDGILAGRDVGVYDFENGCIGPLVRYPEHARIFWPPPHWITMTSLEVQTQNKVEELSLKNDD; this is translated from the coding sequence ATGGCGGATTGGACCTTTCTTCCAAAAGACCTCCTAGAACAAATCTCCAAATGTCTCGACACCTCCACTGATCTTCTTCGCTTCCGCTCCGTTTGCACTGCATGGCGATCCTCTGTCTCCCCAAAGCCGCGCCGCTTATCTGGCGCTTTCCGGATTCTTCCGAACGACGGAATCTGCCGCACCTCATTCGGTTTCTACCTGTCCAAACGCACTATATTCCTCATCAGGCCACCCGATTCCGATAACCAAATGGTTCCAGGGGGCTGGCTCGTCAAAATCGAAGAAGATATCCCTGATAGAAAGCGCTTATTGAATCCTCTATCTAGGCAACAATTGAATCCTTTACCTAGTAACTTTCCTCGCGTTATGAATTTGCTGAACTTGCGGATCTGCGAATTGGGTCAAGAATATGTTCTGCATCACGTTAACTATAAGCCCAATTCTTCATCTTTCAGTGATGCTGGTAATCTATACATGGAGAAAGTGGTAATGATATTGCTGAATTTTGAAAGTGATTTTATGTTGCTTACCATTCATGTTTCTGGAAAATTGGCTTTGTTTAGAAGTGGTGATAGGAGATGGACTATAATAAAAGATATGACATCTCCTTACGATGATGTGATTGTTTATAAAGGTAATTTTTATGCGGTTGACAACACAGGGAGGACTGTGGTTGTGGGGTTGAATTCAGAGTTGAGTTTGATTGCAAATCCTGTTTTTGGTGGTGACAAGAAGTATTTGGTCGAGTCCAATGGCGAATTATTGTTGGTTGATATGTATTTGAGCATTGATACTGGGGAAGAGAGTCTGAGCTTTGGTGAGGAATATCTGGAGCACCTTGCCCAGTATATGAGCGAGAGGACAGTTAGGTTCAAGGTTTATAAGTTGGATGAACAAGCCAAAAGCTGGATTGTGCTGAAAAGCTTGGGTGATCGTGTGTTGTTTTTGGGTGATGATTCTACCTTTGCTGCGACAGCTTCGGATCTTTCTGGGTGCGAGGGGAATTGTATATTTTTTGTAGATAATTTCTTTTATGCCAGGGATGAGAGTCCAGCTGAGGGTGATGACGGAATATTGGCTGGTCGAGATGTAGGTGTGTATGATTTCGAGAATGGTTGTATAGGACCTTTGGTGAGGTACCCTGAACATGCCAGGATCTTCTGGCCACCTCCCCATTGGATTACTATGACATCCTTGGAA
- the LOC110613064 gene encoding premnaspirodiene oxygenase, whose protein sequence is MASLAFSFKMGTPTFVSIPFSTSSSFTLKVNCQKTLAETSAKNLPPGPRKLPLIGNLHNLVGSLPHHVLKDLAIEHGPLMHLQLGEVPTVVVSSAKMAQELMKTHDHVFSQRPEILASRILSYDHTDIVFSKGDYWKQMRKICLTELLGLRKVKSFAPIRDDEVSNLLESIRLAGGSSPVNLTEKIMWLTSAIVCRAAFGNRWEDQKAVISIAREAVSLSGGFDLADLYPSKEFLHVITNMKPRLEKMYLKLDKILDNIVNEHKQKLANRKGEPADDEDLVDVLLRLQGSGRLECPITIDNIKAVIWDLFAAGTDTSSTTTEWALAEMIRNPRILKKAQEEIRQSVQGKETICEEDIQRLQYLKMVIKETLRVHPPLPLLIPRESKETCEIGGYEIPEKTKVIVNVWAIGRDPEYWKDPDKFIPERFHDNSIDFKGINFAYIPFGAGRRICPGISFGLANIELPLANLLYHFDWKLPGEMRPEDLDMTEAFGATVGRKENLQLIAIPYKPSSSYQAST, encoded by the exons ATGGCATCACTCGCTTTCTCCTTCAAGATGGGAACTCCAACTTTTGTGTCTATCCCCTTTAGTACTTCTTCTTCCTTTACTTTAAAAGTAAATTGCCAGAAAACTCTAGCGGAAACCAGTGCCAAAAACCTCCCTCCAGGGCCAAGAAAATTGCCTCTGATCGGAAACTTGCACAATTTGGTGGGCTCACTACCACATCACGTTCTTAAAGATCTAGCCATAGAACATGGTCCTCTTATGCATCTTCAGCTGGGCGAAGTTCCAACTGTTGTTGTATCATCAGCTAAGATGGCTCAGGAGCTGATGAAGACACATGATCATGTGTTTTCTCAGAGGCCTGAAATTCTTGCTTCCAGAATTTTGTCATATGATCATACTGATATAGTCTTCTCCAAAGGAGATTATTGGAAGCAAATGAGGAAAATTTGTTTAACAGAACTTCTGGGTTTAAGAAAAGTCAAGTCCTTTGCTCCTATTCGCGATGATGAGGTCTCAAATCTCCTTGAATCCATTCGCTTGGCTGGAGGATCGTCTCCTGTCAACCTGACAGAGAAGATTATGTGGCTGACTAGTGCCATAGTTTGCAGAGCAGCTTTCGGCAACAGATGGGAAGATCAAAAAGCAGTCATATCAATTGCAAGAGAAGCTGTATCTCTATCAGGAGGTTTTGACTTGGCTGATCTATACCCTTCTAAAGAATTTCTTCATGTAATCACCAACATGAAACCCAGGTTAGAGAAAATGTATCTGAAGTTGGACAAGATTTTGGACAACATTGTAAACGAACACAAGCAAAAATTGGCGAATCGCAAAGGTGAACCTGCAGATGATGAAGATTTAGTTGATGTTCTTCTCAGGCTTCAGGGAAGTGGGAGGCTTGAGTGTCCGATCACTATTGACAATATTAAAGCTGTCATTTGG GATCTGTTCGCAGCTGGAACTGATACTTCATCAACAACAACAGAATGGGCTTTAGCAGAAATGATCAGGAACCCAAGAATCCTGAAGAAGGCACAAGAGGAGATAAGGCAATCAGTTCAAGGAAAGGAAACAATCTGCGAAGAAGACATTCAAAGATTACAATACTTGAAGATGGTGATCAAAGAAACTCTGAGAGTTCACCCGCCATTACCCTTGTTAATTCCAAGAGAAAGCAAAGAAACATGTGAGATTGGTGGCTATGAAATCCCAGAAAAAACAAAAGTAATCGTCAATGTCTGGGCTATAGGGAGAGATCCAGAGTACTGGAAAGATCCTGATAAATTTATACCAGAGAGATTCCATGACAATTCAATTGATTTCAAAGGGATTAATTTCGCATACATACCATTTGGAGCTGGAAGGAGAATATGCCCAGGTATCAGTTTTGGTCTTGCCAATATTGAGCTTCCTCTCGCTAATTTGCTTTACCATTTCGATTGGAAGTTGCCGGGGGAGATGAGACCTGAAGATTTAGATATGACAGAAGCCTTTGGAGCAACTGTTGGAAGAAAGGAAAATTTGCAGCTGATTGCTATTCCATACAAACCCTCTTCCTCATATCAGGCCTCAACCTAA